CTGTTTGATGGCGCTCATCATCCAGGGAGAGTTAAAAGAAGAATTAACAATTTGCTTGACGCAAGGACATGGAGGGGCAGTGCTGACTGCTTGAGGGTACAACACACCTGGGACTGTTGAAAGTCCTAAAACCTTATTATGATGCCCCGTTTAGCAATTTAATGTCAATGtttaattaacatttaaggccaggTCACTCCTCGCCTTTAATGGAGGCTGTAGATCACAACCTCGGTGTCACTTGGGGTCTCCACATTTTGGAacgctttaaagaaaaagaaaaaaaaaaaaaaaagcccgtTGTATTTTACTTTGTTGGAAAAGAAAATCACAGCCGTCTTTAAACTTTGAATTTTGTTGGCCTGTGTTACACTTTGACGAGAGACACTTGGTCTGCTGTTCTTACCTTCATCTTGTCTCTGCTCTGTCCTGCCAGTTGCTGGAGGAAACTAAATGTCCCCCTCAAGAAGACCCCGTCTGGTTATTCAGCTCATGTTTGCCTGTCTCCTGATAGCCAGACTCCTGTCTgatccttggaatttaatggctgCCTGTTCTTTGTGGTGCCACCTTTCAATTGTACCACCTCTTGTAATCATAACATTTAATTGTTGGGCACCTCATCAAAGactgaactttatttatcccctgggggaaatttggcattttGGAAATTTGTGTTTAACTGGCAAACGCAAGGATCAGCAGTTCAGTAAATAGTAGTTATTAGCAAAGACACAAGATGACAGTCTAAATGATTAACAGGAAGAAGGACAGAGTCACAACATGAGGGGCAGAAGTAGGACTGGCATATTGTCTGACCAACATGCCACATGTCACCcatctctggcaccatgattatcAACATTGGCTTACCTGGTGTAGCTCTTACCTCAGAGAGATCATCAATGTTAAGATTTGACCTCTGGCTCGTACAtatgagctacattatttgtatgaaaatgtgttgtataaataatcattgttgttgttatctatctgtctgtctgtctaatcctgccactACTCCTGACAACTAAGCTATCtatttactatatagtgcctttcctatctatgtatcactctatctatctaatcctgccaactatgctatctagctgtctaatcctgccaactacgctatttattatatagtgactttcctatctatctgtctaatcctgccaactacgctatctatctatctatctatctatctatctatctatctatctatctatctatctatctatctatctatctatctatctatctatctatctatctatctatctatctatcctacattatgtgtatgaaaatgtgctgtataaataatcaTTGTTGTTATCTGTCTGTCAGtcaaatcctgccaactaagctatttactatatagtgcctttcctatctatgtaGCACTCTatgtatctaatcctgccaactatgctatgtattatatagtacctttcctatctatctatctctaactgtctgtctatctgtcctatcctgccaactacactatttatctgtctaatcctgctatctatctatctgtctctgtctgtctgtctgtctggtgggctggcatcctgactGGTATGAGGGTTGATTTCTTACCTGACCAAGAGGCCATAGTGGCCAAGTTCAACATGGATGGAAGTTCAACCCAGGATGAGTTTCAGGTCTTCTTCCAGTTGTCATGGATGGACTGGGATCTCCATTTTGGATTTGTTCTTTcacactattattatttgtatatttttgcttACCATTTTACTATGTCACCACGTCATAGTTGTTTTCATGGTTGCAGCCATATAATTATCAATtacaaaaactgatttttttgttctctttccCCATAGATGGTGACTCAGAGAATACAAACGAATACAAGAAGTTCGCTTGTCCCTTTCAAACCCCTTCAGAAAAAGACAACAGTTTAGGTGGTGGATCAAAAACCCCATGGACGTCTCAGAGTGAAGAGACACCAAGGTTGGAGAAGGACATGGACATTTTCTATCACCACCTAAGTCAACCCGAACACATGGACAGAACGTTTCATCTCATTTCAGAGGTGCTGACTACTAGAAtctctgaaataaaacaaatggagAAGAACGAGTACTCGCTAAGATGTTTTCAGATGGCCTGTGTCCTCCTTCACAGTCAGGGTACCAAAATTTTTCTGGATCATCTGGAGAGTCCATATTCCTCAGAGTC
The sequence above is drawn from the Erpetoichthys calabaricus chromosome 15, fErpCal1.3, whole genome shotgun sequence genome and encodes:
- the LOC114665912 gene encoding shieldin complex subunit 1-like, giving the protein MDRKEEKSSYSSENSCMLDLPITYGIEEYGSSMDRENEATLNSVSLTPETDGDSENTNEYKKFACPFQTPSEKDNSLGGGSKTPWTSQSEETPRLEKDMDIFYHHLSQPEHMDRTFHLISEVLTTRISEIKQMEKNEYSLRCFQMACVLLHSQGTKIFLDHLESPYSSESLVRSERVAKCVLGLSMDVVTYVLQNLNMTELKK